ACATAATAAGAGGGCCGGTAGGTTTTGTGCAGCTGATTAGTCTGAAGAGTAAAAAAACAATCATCAGCTGATGCAAAATCAATACAGATCAATGAATCGATAATCGATGCCCTCCATCACCTTTATTTCATATGCCAGTCGCCAGGACACATCAGACACGTGTGGGGGGCATCTGCCTATGCTGGAGGTAAAAGACAAACACTGAGACCCCATATACACACAATGACACCTCTAGTTACAGTGCAGAGTGTTTGTAGAGACCCTGCACAGAACTGGGTACAATCTGATCGTATAGACACAAATCTGCACTCACTTTCCCAGGAGGATCTCCAGAGGTTCCTTGTATTTCTGTAACACAGACCGACAattaacacaacacacacactACACAAAACACAAATGGACAAAAAAACGTGAACACATAAACCTGGTATTCTGTCCAGAACTCTTCTGTCCTCTCCTTGTGGAACTTGCAGGAATCTTCCAGGAAGGTGCTGTGGGGACAGCAGGAACAATCAGCAGGAGTGTCACACACAAATCTGGCCGATCCCATACCGATCTAAATACCTGATGGCTGCTttgtctgcattgtgcttcacagcCTCCAGTACACACGTGGCCAGCGCCCAGTGACATTCTTTGACTACAGATGGGGCGATTTGTCGCAGATCGGTGTCATCTACAGCAACACAAACAGACACAACTTGGATTGTACAACCGACAAGCACAAAGAATTAATGGTGGCTTagaaactacaaatcccagcgtCCCCCTTGCTTCTTTTTAATCAATCTGCACTGCTAAAATTTTAGTGGTTTGGCTTTTAGGTTCATAAAGCATTGTGAGAACCCCTCTtacttcccccacatcctagattgtaagctcttcgggcagggtcctctccttactgtctgtatctgtcatttgcaacccctatttaacgtacagcgctgcctaatatgttggcgttatataaatcctgttgaatattaataataataataatatttcaaaaataattatatttcaaatatcaataaacaaaaagtagGGCACACTGGGACATGTAGTGCACCTTACTATAAATAAATTCCAGGCTGCAGATTGCATTCATTGTATCAGGGGAATTGTGTGTATGTTAAACATTATGAGTCTGAGATCGCTCAATCTGATCGGCAATTTACTAACGATCACCACATCCtatcaaaaacaatattaaaaaatgaagaagaaatgcAAGCGTTAAAAAGTGTTAACGCGTGAACGAATCTGCCATCGTCCACGTGTGTACCAGTCTGCCATCGTCCACAGATATAAATTGTTTAGGACAACATAAATCTATTCTGAACAATGCAGACAAGGAGaggagataaaaaataaattatgtatagaatactgataaaagtaaattttCCGCCCCGATCAGTGCCGGTAAATGACGGCTTTGCCGGTGTCAGCGCCTCTGAACGCCTCCCAGCAGCTACACACACACGGAGATTTCCTGACAGCTGTGAGCGCTACCCGACCGATCCACAGATTAAACAACCCCGATAATAGACAAATCCCTATCCTGTCTGATTTACCAACCAACAAATACCGCAATATAAAATTCTCAGCTCTGTATACACAACACACAGAGATCATACAAACAGCTGCCCTGAATTCTGAGAGCCAACACAGCAATCTAATCACACAAACTTCTAAAACATTGGGTCACCGAGCACATACACAGCCAATCATGGGCGGAAGAAATGAACCAGCCAATGAAAAGTTAGCACAGCTTCACCTCCTACCCAATGAGAATGAAATGCACTGTATAGAGGAGCAGGAAATGCAGAATCTCATTTATTGTCAtgatctttgcaaagtgaatgtttgatATTTATCAGAACAACTTTCAAAAATTAAATCCGACAATATtaattatacacacacaaatatatctcACAAATTGGATGGGGACACCGGATTTAGATTGGAGCACACAGGGACTGGGTTGTCACTGAGGTTCGGTGAATTCTTCTAACAGCTGTAGGGTTTCCCCAGATCTATCTATGTGTCACACACAACAAGACAAAGCTCCACCATCTTAATTTTATAGAACATGTATAGTCCAGGCTTCAGAGATTTGTAGACAATCATGACACAAACTCACAATGTAACACAATGGGTGGGGAGCTACAGAACAGAAAGTCATCACACCGGAAGGATCGCTCAGAATCGCTGTGTTTACTATACACAAGATCAGAGGATATCGGTGAATGCAGCTTCTCCTTGCACATGTCTGCCTGCCCTCAGGGGTGAATATGAAGTGAAAAGGACTGGGGTCTGGAGGCAGGGggcggatttactaaaggagtacagACTGCGAAAATTAGTGATAAGAAGTTGTTTGCAATCCAATCAGCAAATCctattatttttc
This portion of the Pyxicephalus adspersus unplaced genomic scaffold, UCB_Pads_2.0 Sca339, whole genome shotgun sequence genome encodes:
- the LOC140345014 gene encoding COMM domain-containing protein 3-like yields the protein FFVLVGCTIQVVSVCVAVDDTDLRQIAPSVVKECHWALATCVLEAVKHNADKAAISTFLEDSCKFHKERTEEFWTEYQKYKEPLEILLGNIGRCPPHVSDVSWRLAYEIKTNQLHKTYRPSYYVNFSMENSDPTQAKDVSFTCSMEQLQDLVGKLKDAAKSLERTSQM